The sequence ATAGTATGAGTAGAACTTATTGTGTACTCTTGTTGAGGACCGCCCTgactggtctcaggaagctgtaacccccctgtgacttaggctgagtgaaagacctctggaccaggagccactgaaggagacaaaacttatttccctggcatgaatgctgcctgttcatatgcctcattcctcATGCTTGAAcagcagtcaatgatgggtaacaattctctttgatagagaatgaatctaagacagacgcgttcacaaaggaatgacagggacaagactcatggggctgtggaaatgaaggggtgatcagacatcaacccctgccccttttggctttgtcaaagcctgagtctttgctcttggatgtgagaaatccaagtctcctggccacctttgtcttctgagacctgcaggggcaaaacagtccagaccagaaatggtggactcctggggtaatcaggcctaagacatagaatatgaaagactctgtgaaatctgcttgctggaggatgctctttaattagaatatgaagtcacaggcaggaaacagaactaagctttaagtcctgtagtctttttaagtgataaaacccccaaatctgtagcttaggatcccagtaggaaatctgccagcacctttcaaaagctaactacttgtaatttgcaaactgtattgatattcaagaataaaaccctgcttgtgcagggggacaaggctccccacgtgaggagtggccctgctgttccaaTTCCCCCACAGGATCTGgttgtctgtgtatgtttttctcatgattctaTGAAGCATCTGCAGCAttctgtgctcactgcaggcaggtgggcacatGTCATACTCTTATTATCAGATAACTATATTTGAGGATATATTTGTGGTAGACACCATGATAGGTACAATGTATTACAAATTTTCTGACCCCTTTTtatcaatgtttattttaaaaatttaataagcattttccttttattttttgttagggACACATCTGGTAATATATCTATTTTAGAAAGTAGTTCTTATTAAATCCCTAGAGAAATTTAGTTTCTCATATTCATagttattttaagtttatttatttatttatttatttatttattcatagggAGGAAAACAGtgaggtgggagagaaacatccactggttgcccATCTCACGCCCCACAACCAGGGAcctacctggcccacaaccctggtgtgTTCCCTGATGGGGAGTTGAACAGGTGATCTTTTGATTTGCAAAGCAGCACTCAAATTAGCCACACCTATCAGGACAGatttagataaattttaaaaagtctttagtATTATTCATTAAATGACAACTTAAAAGCATATTTCCTTTACACTTAGTTGAATCTCATTTAAACCAATGTAATTTGACTTTTTGTTAAAGTATAGGAGATGGCTAACTAGAAAGAGATTTGTGTCTGAATTACAACACAATAAGTTAGATATTCTGCAACATTAGCACTCTTCTCGAACCCATCAGATAGCTGAGGTCTCTGGGTAACCAACTAATACAAGCATAGACTTTCCAGTAACAGAATTCCATTGCTAGGGGAGGGATGGAATCTTGAGGGAGGTTCATATGCAAAGAAAAGACCTAAATCTTAGGATGTGTTAGATACTGAGAATCTCTGGTGAATCAACTCCCACCATAAAATAAGATGACTATAGATGAATTAGAAGTTTGTGGAACTCAAAGATAATCAAATTGCCCACAAAACTGAAGCCTAGCTTCAAACACTACACTAAATGCTAAACAACAGATATATACCATTTTCAGGCAAAATGCCATTTACTTGAATCTCTACTGATCTTCaaataatatgcatttttagAACATGTTGATGTAGTACAAATAAGTGGGAGAAAGTGACTGGTTACAGGGAAACAATGACATTAACAGACTCAGATTTGGATAATGACTTAGATTTTAGGGTTATCAGATATGCTATCTAAAATGACAATAGTTCTATGGGTATTAGTGGAAAAGGTATCAGTATGTGTGAATAGATGGGAAATGACAACAGAGTCAAGGaaactaattttgaaaaaataaatgtactagaaataataatgaaaaaagagataaagcatGTCCTTATGGGCACAACAGTAGCCTCAACATACTCAAGGAAAAGCCTTAGTGAAAATACAGACAGATTAACACAAAATTCTACtcaaaatgacagagaaaaaaactgaagaaacaaggGAAAGTAAGCTATATGACAATACCAAATAATCTAACTATATTTCAAAACTGAGAAGTAAAATAGAATGAGGTGAGGGCAGAGGAAATATGTATAGAAATAATGGttaagaattttctaaaattaataaagacaCCAAACCATAAGTCCAAGAATCCCAGATAACACCAAACAGAAGGAATGCACAGACAACtggaaggaaaaaagtgaagcaCTAAGTACTGACTGTCTTCACACTGAATAATTTACTTGTGGAGTGCTCTCAGTTGCATTGTGGGATGTTAAGCAAACTCATGGCCTCTACAcactagatgccagcagcacccTCTTCTCATTATGAGAATCAGAAATAATCCACAATTaattgccaaatgtcccttgtgtatatgtgtgtggggggtgggtgggtacaATACCACCTCTCCACTTTCTAACACCTCATCTAAAGAAAGGTAAACTTTAGAACAGATTTCTTGCCTGAAACTTCCCTGAAATAATAATGGAACTCTCACCACAGATCagtatatacaataaaatatctttaaaaataaatggcagaacTATTTTCAAATTTGCAAAAACCAAGGTAATTTATTGTCAGCACACATGTACTAACagaagtattaaaatatattatccaAGGAGATGGAAAATCTTTGAgtttcacaaaggaaaaaagaattgccagttacatgttaaatataaatttgaaatgtattcttcttattttaattgttctaaaAATGCTCCTGCAAAAAAACCCCTAGGGGAGAGTAGAGTAATATAATCAAAgtgctaaagaaataaaaacaatagcaaaaaatttAACATTCTATAAAAGTATAAGGTAGTAAAATAATAGCATAAAGAACAGGACAGTACTTAGGACTTTACTATTTCATGACCTATATAAAACCcatgatttattaaataaatttattgtaaGTCCTAAAAACCATAACAgtttcataaagaagaaaaaataatgtcattaGGATTACAAAATATTGTACTTCAAAGGATGCCAAAAATggtatgaaagaaataaaaataggcaaaacaaaTAGAGATAATGTATTAAGGTAAGATATTTAATTCAATCATATCAATAATAACAGCAAGTATTAATAATCTAGACaacaatgaaaagacagagaaTGTTATACTGGACATAAAGGCAAAACAAACTTCTGTGCTATCTAAAGAGCTCCTTAATTATGGAGACATAAGTTAATATAAAAGGATAGAAAACATCTTGTGCgggtatattaaaataaaacaaagactttataataagaaatattatagAGGATAAAAAGGTATAGCATAATGAAGAAGGAACCATCAATTGATCATTGTACATAACACTATTAAATGTGTTAGTTGAATGAATGTATATTATTAAGATACAAAGGCTCCCTAAGCTGatcaatagattcaataaaattccACTAAAAATCtcacaggattttttaaaattgacaatCCAATGctaaaatatgtacaataaagAGCTAGAAAAGGTGGAAGTCAAACTATTGCAAGTAGGGAATTATCTAtacttaaaaactgaaaattataaaatactctACTGGTTACTAGTAGTATGAGGTAAGTGCATATGTATCAGTACAATAGAACTGAGGGTCCAGAAAAGAAAAGCCCAACAAAGTATATGACTGATTGATTTTGAAAACCTGTCAGGCCATTCACTGGGAAAAAACAGTTCTTTCAATTAATGGGGGTGAGTAATTgcatattcacatgcaaaaatcaTGATATTCAACCTTTGCCTCACATTATACACAGACATTAGAACCAAATGGATCATGGGCCtaaaatttagaagcaaaaataTGTTATATCTTTGATGGAGGATTTGTGTCAACAATATGCAAAGGACACTTACAACTAGAGTATGACATACCATATGCAATttttacaagaagaaaaatatttgaatagacatttcaacAAAGTTCATGTAATCTAAAAAGAATATTATCACATGTAAAGAGGCCCAGAGCCATACCATGAGTTTAAGAAGCTTTAACttaggaattaaaaaattaaaaatgaccttAAGATCAACAGTATTCATAATTACTTACCAGGCTGTTCTGGCGCACAAGTTTATCCTAGTGAAGGTAATTCAGCAATGATGGATTGTTGAGAACTTGTCTTCCATTTGGTTAGCTGTGAAAGATGGTATGAAATGGAGGATCAGAATGTCTATTCAGCCCTAGGTACTGTCTCTGGCTCATCAATTTTTGGGatatatattgtaatataataGTTGAGAGCATAAAAAAACCATTTACTTGAAattagtttttcatttcattttactattttttctcattgttgacATTGTTATAGATGTTCTGCATTTCCTCCAGCTTTGACCCCCACTAACCAGCCTCCTTCTCCCTGACCCTGGGCCTtcaccacattgctgtctgtgtgCATGGGctacacatatatgcatacatgttttTGGGCTAATCCCTtcagtcctccccaccctgctctgagatctgtcagtacTCTTGGGCCACATACACCTTGTGGAGTTTATGTGTACACTCAGAGAtacacatagaccaatagaacactGTGGCCTACATGGACATTAGACAGTCAGATGAAGAGCAAAGCCAGAACAGGTTATTTAAGGGGTCCCATCTGATGGCTTCTGGCATTGGGCATGCATTCAGAAAATGTGGCCTTAGCACTGGCTGGGAATGTGCTCTTCTCCCCCGAAGTCATAAGGGCTTGAAAATCCACAGAGCAGCATGGGGCTTTTCCTGAGATTTACTTTGACTTTATTTAAGTTAGAGCTTAGTGCTTGTGCTTCCATTATCTCCTTTGTAACACAGACGTAAAATTGTTCTCTTGATTGTTCTCctgatgattaaatgagttaatgttgGGTAGTATACAAAACAGATTTTAACACATAAGTGTCCAATGAATGTGAACTGTTACATAGTTTCTGACCAGTAGGCTCATTGCttttatgatattaaaatttttttgatgtaGCTTTAGTCATTATGCAATATAGGAATTTAggacattttaaatatcatacGAGAAGGAGAGTTTATAAGAAATATTCATGTTACTATGGCAATTATAAGCTGTGACCCACATATATAACACCAAGGTGTAATATTATAATGTACTACAAAATCTAAGAAGCAGCTTTTTCCCAAATGgagataatttgaaaaataatttttctgatggTATTCCATAGAGATTAATTATTTGTGTTACATCATACATAGCCCTAGTttaatctttgtatattttgttaaCCACATAAAATTATTGTTTGATGTACAACTTGACAGACCCATTCCCCAGGAGCTTAAATTACAGTATAAATCTTCAACTGTGTACCCTATTCATCCTTACATGTTCAGCACCAGGGAAGGAAAGTCTGTCACTCAGGTTTGTTAGCTAATGCTAAGCTCTGgttacatgaaaattaaaatgagtatAGTGTCCCAGCAAATAATTACTTTATAGATGTAACTATCTGGTTTGTCTTCTTAATAGAGAATGATTTAACATGTCAAATTTTTGTGCACTTACTATTTCAAATGCTTTGTCTTTTTGTACTGAGAGACAGCTGATGGAGAAATTAGAAGAGTTTCCTCAGGAACACCAAGCGCTGATGTGCATGAAAGGATACAGAGTGGACAAATGGtagtctctccctccctcatctcTATCCATTTTATTTCACACCAATTTTTGTCATGGGATCTAATATTAAGGCTCATGGAGGAACTCctaattgtttttttatattacaagagtgagttttataatattttaaaggtattcaggtgacactggttaataaggtTTTacgggtttcaagtgtacatttctacaaTACATCCTCTGCATACTgccctgtgtgcccagcacccagaGTCAGGTTTCTTCTGTAACCATACacttggccccctttacccttcactGTCCCTCTCCACTCCAttcccctctgataaccaccatactgctgtcACCCTTATTCTGAGGGTTGAATTATTGTATGAGCCTGAGAATTGGTCATGGAGAATTAGTCAGGGCATGAGGAATACCTCTGTTCTTCAGtcaagtcttttagattttttttgggTTTATCTTAAACTAGTTTCTTATTTCCAGCCCAGAACATAGGAAGAAATTCTTCCAAGCTTATTTTTCTGGTTTAACTCCTGAGTGGGTAAAAATTCAGCATTTTGATGGGATTTTTTTGGCCAAGGAATAAGAAAGCCATGACTTCAGGAAGATGATGTGCttcaagaacatgtatgaaggacctatggacaaagacaaccGGAAGGGCTAAATGTGGGAGGTGAAGGTTGATAGGGCAGGGGAAActaaaaggataagaaaacattaAACCTTAATTGATCATCTCAGTCCATTGTGATAGATATTTAACATTTGgaattctttaacatttctggtGATATTTAAGTCAATTTTGATCAGTGAGACCCACTGAGACAGTATTTTTCATTATATGATAATTTTGTCTTTCTCATATCTTACTAACACACTGTTTAATAAATCGCAACATTAtatatttctgatattattttcctgttgatttcttactttattttttgtttctagaagaaacacaaaacttaCCATTTGGTTTCCCAACCTGGTGGAAATGGGGGAAGAGAACTGCACTGCTGTGACGGAGTTCATTCTCCTCGGGTTATCAGATGCCCCTGAGCTGAGGGTCTTTCTGTTCATGGTGTTCCTTCTGATCTATGGAATTACTGTTCTGGGCAACCTGGGCATGATCACACTGATTCAGGTCAGCCCTCGACTTCACACTCCTATGTACTTTTTCCTCAGCCACCTGTCCTTGGTGGATTTCTGTTACTCCACAACCATTGTGCCAAAGATGCTAGCTAATATCTTAAACAAAGACAAAGCCATCTCCTTTTTGGGATGCATGgtccagttttatttattttgtgcctaTGGAATCATTGAGGTCTTTCTGCTGGCtgtgatggcctatgaccgctttGTGGCCATCTGTAGCCCACTGCTGTACATGGTCACCATGTCCCAGAATCTCTGTGTGGAGCTGGTGTCTTGTTGCTATCTAGGTGGGACTGTGTGTTCTCTGATTCACTTGTGTTTAGCTCTTGAGATTCCAACCTACAGATCAAATGTGATAAACCACTTCTTTTGTGATCTGCCCCCTCTCTTATCTCTTGCTTGCTCTGATGTCACTGTAAATGAACTGTTTCTGTACATTGTGGCCTCCTTCAATGAGATCCTCACCATTGTGATCATCCTCACCTCCTACTTGTTTATTCTCATCACCATCCTGAGGATGCGCTCTGCAGAGGGAAGGCACAAAGCCTTCtccacctgtgcctcccaccTCACAGCCATTGTTGTCTTCCATGGGACAATCCTTTTCACTTATTTCCAGCCCAGTTCTGGCAACAATGAGGATGTTGACAAGGTGGCCACAGTATTTTATACTGTAGTGATTCCCATGCTGAACCCCCTGATCTACAGTCTAAGGAACAAAGATGTGAAAGAAGCTCTCAGAAGAGTGGTGTGCTCCAAAATGTTTTCCTAGAGAGTATTTTCTTGGCATGACACGGGGTCCCATAGTGGAGGCTGGTAGAGGGCTGAACGGTGGGCTGCCATGTTGGTGTGGACAGCACATACAGAGTGTAGGTGTGTCTGAGTGAGTCTTTTAGATTCACTTTTCTTTGTGCCTCTGCAGTTGATCAATGTAAGGTTgaacatatttcaaaattcacagcctatctttgcttttattcaatctcaaatgttttaaatgtgcCTGGGAAGTGAATTGCTAAGACATACATTAACTTTGTTGAAAACATTCATAAGGTTAATAAAGAAAGTTGagaatcatattttcttatcttttatggAAACTATggtttatttcaaaattgaattCCTCTTATTTTATGATGAAGAATGCATCTTTGCCAGTTTATACACAGAATGTAATTcccatatgtgtatatattctgTTTGCTGTTGATTTCTTGCTTCACTTATTATGTTTATGTTGTTGTCATTCAAGTGTCTAATGATTTTGGAACTGTGGAGACtaacatgtaaaatataacatatttaatatatgtcattttaaatgtataactaCATTTAATAACCATTGTTATCGCTGTCAATATTTACAACTATctacaaatattataaatagttacaatatatacaatactgatcatttttatcatgttatattttcttttcattgtgctTATTTTACAACTTGTGGGTCAAATGCTTGCTGTGCCTTATAGTTGGACCTCTAGCCTCTGTTTAtattctttgttgtatttttgctCTTGATGAAGTGACGTTTTATTATCCTTCCTCTATATGTCTGAACCATGTTTCTTCATTTAGTCCTGATTTATATGCACCATTCATAATTTGTTGGTGCGTTCATTGTGTTTATGTCAATTACTACACTATGTTTGTTTGCTCACTCAATGAAGCTTCTCTCCTTGTATCTGTAGTAATTGTAGAAAGGACTAGACTTGAGTTTGTGAGGTACTATCCTGTGCATTTTAGGCTGTTTAGCAGAATCCATGGTCTCTACATACTATACACCCCAGCACTACCTCGtagttgtgaaaataaaattttttatgcGTTGTCAAGCATCCCCTGTGTGTTTGTTTAGTTTGGTGTGAGTAGATTTAAAACTGTCTACCTTAGAATAATGGATCTAAATGGAAAAAGGTAAGCACTTTTCTGATGAAGGATTTGTAGATTGTATCTAGAATATAGAGAGAACtttgaaattaaacaacacacttctaaagAGTCCAAAGGCCAAAACAGAGTACAAGATGCccttgctgggtggctcagctggttagaacatcatctcatacaccaaaagtttgtgggtttgatccatgGTCAGGACACTTACCTAGATTCTATGCTTGATCCCCATTAAGGGAATGTATGggggggcaactgattgatgtttctctctcacatcattatttctctctctttctccccctttcttttcccctaaaaaccaataataatgaaaaaaaaaataccctcaggtaaggataaatattttttcaaaaacacaaaaggaattatagaatattttgaactaaatccaaatgaaaacacaatctataatatttaaaagaggGATATTTAgagacttaaaaggaaaaaatatctcaaaactAGAAGCTCAGATTTCATGTTTAGGGActagaaaaaagtgaaataaaacaagcaaacaaaaacaaataaaaggaaggatATAATAAAGACTAGAGTATAACTCAataatacaaagatgaaaaacaatatagaaattcaatgaatttttaatttgaaaagatcaacaaaatggacaaaaattatCTAGACTTAGCATGGGAAAATAAGACAAGATATAAATGAACGTAATCTGGAGGGATGTtgatttccaaaattaaaatgactttaataaatattgtaaacaacatatgccaagaaattagtCAACTGAGATGAGAACAAATTCCTAAATAGCTAAAATTACCCAAAATTAGAatagaagaaatagaagatctgAATAAACATATAACAAGGAAATAAACTGGGTttgtaactaaaatattttcccctccATTAATATCCAGAcacagatggcttcactggttaTTTTCACTAAACATCTATATAAGAAATTACACAAATTGTTGATTAATTCTTATCAAAAATACAGGAAGAGATCACTTTCCAACTCATTTTATTTAGCAAGTAGTATCCTGATGccaaattcaataaagaaatagaagaagagaCAACACAACATAAAATCCCTCACAGCTGtagataaaaactttcagcaaaatattagcagaaTAAACCCAATAGTACATAAAGGATGATAAACCATAATCAAGGAGATCTGTCCCAGGAAAGCAAAGAGAGTTTAACAGATGAAAAGCAGTTTATGTAACACACCACATATAATGTAATACATCTCATATAGAAGAGAACACAAAACCTATATGGCTACCTCAGTAGATACAGAAAAGGTATCTGACACAAGCCAAATCCCACTCAAGATAAAAATTTCCAacaaggagaaatagagaaaatgacTTCCACCTACCAAACCTGCTCCTGGCATCACACATAATCATTACAGAATGAGAGTTTCCCCCCCAAATCACAAAACAATGCAGTATGTTCATATTCAGTAGTAAGAATGGttgattgatttttgacaaagctACCAAGACTACTCATTCAGAAAGGACAAtcctttcaataaatggtgaagAGTAATTGACAGTAatgagagggcaggagggagagggataatggaagaaaataggggaagggccatcaaggaacatgtgtaaaggacacatggatgaagccaaagggggtaggtttgagggtgagaagcagggatgggtggggtggtgggctgcgatggcataaaaatagagacaactgtacttgaacaaccataaaaatttttaaaaaaagagtaattgaCTGTATGCAACAACATGGGCTGAAATCtatacctcacaccatacacaaacattaactcaagatggaaaataaagaaaaatttaagaacacaGGCACAAGTTATGTATCTGATTAAAGGTTTAACCCACATGTATGAAGAATATTTACAACTAGAGCATAGGAAGTCAAACACAGAAAATATGTGCAtaaacatttcaccaaaaaagaatgaattaaaggTGCCTCAGTTGTGAAACAACAgcttaccctggctgggaatcgaacctgggacactttggttcccagcccgcgctcaatccactgagctacaccagccagggcttaagttatttctattttgagCCACATGTTTCTCTTTATGGAGgtagattttgctgcctgtgttttcttgcATGATTTTTAGGGCTAacattttggcttttgtttttggggctaacatttaagtctttgatccattttgaatttattcttgtgtgtagtgtaagaaggtggtctagtttcatttttgcacatgtatctgtccaattttctcaacaccatttattgaatatacaatctttagcccattgtatgtggttgcttcctctgtcaaatattaattgactctaaatatgtgggtttattcctgtgctctctattctgtttcattgatcaaTTTGATTGCttttatgcaagtaccatgctgttttgattactatggacttaatttccctttctgttagtttcttATTGATATATAAAGTGCACATGACttccaaatattaattttgtgtacTGCTACTtggctgaattcattgatcagttccagtagtttcttggtgaaatttTTGGGTTCTCAATATacagcatcatgtcatctgcaaataaaaacagtcttacttcttcctttctaatgtgaatggcttttatttcttcttgtctgatgctGTGGCTAAGAccttcagtactatgttgaaaaagagGGGTGAAAGGAgccatccctgtcttgttcctgatcttaatggaaagcttgtatttgcccattgagtgtgatgttggtagtgagtttatcatatatggcttttattatgtttaggtgtgttccctctaatcccactttgcttcAAGtctttatcataagtgggtgctggattttatcaaatgctttttcagcctctattgatatgatcatgtggtctttatccttcatttttttatgtgatgaattgcatttattgatttgcaaatttcATGCCAACCTTGCCTTCCCAGAacaaatcctacttgatcatggtatatgatctttttgacgTATTGCTgtgttcagtttgctaatattttgttgaggatttaaaacctatgttcatcagtgatactgggctacagttttctttctttctagtgtatttttcttgttttgaaattaggataatgcttgggagcctttcctcctcttgaatttttcaaaatagtttgagaaggtgAGGTTAGTTGGCAAGATGATTGGTAaatttcacctgtgaagccatgtgGTCTAGGGCTTCTGTTCtgagtattgttttctttttctttttgactttactgcttcaatttcaacAGGTGTAATTCATCTATTCAGATTGTCTGATTCTTCctgtttcagttttggaagattgtatgtttctagaaaatcattcattttgtgtaggttgttcagtttgttggcatataataatattgttcataatatttccttaataatcttttgcatttctttgatgtcagttgttattaatctctttctgattttatttatttgggtgttctttttttcttgatgaaacTGGCTAAAAGactgtgaattttatttattatttccttcattctattaAGTTTAGGCtgtatttgttgttctttttcacttttctttaagtgtaaagtgagattgtttatttgaccttttatttttctttcctcttttttttgagataggcatGTGATggtatgaatttccttcttagtgTTGCTTTCCTTGTGCCTGACAAATTTTGGATTGTTTGTTCTCATTCCATTACTTTTGAGatatcttctgatttcttc is a genomic window of Phyllostomus discolor isolate MPI-MPIP mPhyDis1 chromosome 6, mPhyDis1.pri.v3, whole genome shotgun sequence containing:
- the LOC114500127 gene encoding olfactory receptor 5L1-like; this encodes MGEENCTAVTEFILLGLSDAPELRVFLFMVFLLIYGITVLGNLGMITLIQVSPRLHTPMYFFLSHLSLVDFCYSTTIVPKMLANILNKDKAISFLGCMVQFYLFCAYGIIEVFLLAVMAYDRFVAICSPLLYMVTMSQNLCVELVSCCYLGGTVCSLIHLCLALEIPTYRSNVINHFFCDLPPLLSLACSDVTVNELFLYIVASFNEILTIVIILTSYLFILITILRMRSAEGRHKAFSTCASHLTAIVVFHGTILFTYFQPSSGNNEDVDKVATVFYTVVIPMLNPLIYSLRNKDVKEALRRVVCSKMFS